Genomic DNA from Etheostoma cragini isolate CJK2018 chromosome 7, CSU_Ecrag_1.0, whole genome shotgun sequence:
TGCTCTAAtcaatgtactttttttttaattttaaaaatggatgTAAAAGGGTGAAGGTgagcattttttaatttgagctCATCTTTTAAGTTTTCCTGCCAGCAACTTTACTATTTTAGTCACACTGCTTTCGTAAAACTTTCATCCGCAGCAAGCAGCTCAAAGGCTCTGGAGTTGGTGAAGACCAAgaacaaagcaaaaagaaaaaaaatattttaacttaCATTCATCCAATGGCCAGAATCCTGACTTCATATAAATcctaatgttgctctgtaacTGCTTGATGTGTAACCATAAACAAATATGTGTTGGGAAACCAACTTTCTTTTGTGATTATATGTCAACCCTAGATGACAAAAAACCTTATCTTTACTAGCCTTTAATATGTAATCTAAGGGCTGGACTTTGTACGGATGTTTCTGGGACCCAAAGCTAGTCAACATCAAATTGGTGATAAATGATGCTGGATGGACCTAaagtcatttattaaatatttgaacatatAAAGTATATGAGCTTTCCCCTGATTCTTGCTTGTACTACTACATGACAGCCACTCTTTGTTTCACCTCCTTTCAGGTCAGTCCACAGTAAAGTTGCATACGCTGCCCTCAATGCCCTCAGAAAAATTAATGCTGTCAATAGATGGGTAAGAACCAAACTCTGAGATCCTTTCACACAACCCTTTACATCCTTCtcaacatttaaatcaaattggATTGAATTTTGTTggcattgttttaaagaaatttgaCATTTGGGGAATTTTGCTTTTGTGGTTTCCTATATGAGAACACCCTCGTGCCTGTATGCTAAAAACGACACAACAGCCAAGGagactgttagcttagcattgaAGCTGGATACAAGGGGAAACAACTCATCTGTTCTGCTGTCcacaagttaaaaaacaaaatcccaatGCACACAACCTAGCCTAAAACTACAACTTGGCATTTCTACACTATCTTTTGTGCATGTATTTCATTAGTTTTGGACAGAGAGAGGCTAGCTGATTGCATCTATTTCCAGTTTttctgctaagctaagctaacaagcTGCCAGCTGTATCAATTTTCTCGTCTttctctcagcaagaaagcaaatgagcgTATTTCCTAAATCGTCTTAGTCCCGTGTTAAATTCCTTcgatgaaaatgaatgactgtACTTATTCACGGTTAATTTGAAACAATCATGTCTCTCACAACATCAAAAGCACAGATGAGACGGAGCAGAGTGACACGAGGACAGCTGAGGAGATCCAAACGGAGTCGGCGTACCAGCTGAAGGTGTGGAAAGGATTCTTGATCTGCATTCCCTATGCAGCCAGTATCGGAGGGACCGCCACGCTGACAGGCACCGCGCCCAACCTCATCCTGATTGGACAGCTGAAAAGGTGACTTCTCTTTTTTAGGGGGGTCTTGCCTAAAAAACGAAAACTCTGCATCATCAAAAACAATTACTAGCTACTTTGTTTTTCAGCTACTTTCCAGACTGCGACCTCATCAATTTTGGCTCTTGGTTTGCATTCGCTTTCCCGCTCATgcttctcttcctgtttttggGATGGATTTGGATCGCGTTTCTCCACGGGGGATTGAACACGCGGTAATGTGATCACGTTGTTAAAGTTCAGATTTTAATCCTTAACTtgattcttttaaaaagcagtcGGACTGTTATCATTATGATTTCtattatttattcaaacatGCTTTGAGTTAGACAAGATTTTTCCTTCTTATGCgttttaataattgtattacattttattgtaaataactTTGAGATTTGGATCTGTTAAGGGGAGAATATGTAACTTTACTTACTTATGAAACGGTATACAATCGTGTTAAAATAATCTGGATTTTAATCCAAAAGAATGAAGGCCAAACGTCAAGATGGTCATCATATTGATTTATATTCATATGAGAGAAAAGGCTTACTCGTTGTATTGAGAGATGGAGCAGTGGATGTCTTGTGTCTCAATGAACCAAcatgtccctgagcaagacacttaactcctagttgctccagaggcatgtgacctctgacatatatgGCAATTGTAAGTCatttttggataaaagcgtcagctaaacgacatgtaataatgtaataaagatATGGAGAGCAATAATTTCCCTTTGTAGATATCAATGTGTCACAcagggtgtttttattttgtgcagaTTGTGTTTCACGCAACACGACCGGAGAGCCAAGGCAGAGGCCAGAGCAAAGGCTCTAATAGAAGAAGATTACAGAAATCTAGGGCCCATAAAGTGAGCATTGTGTATATCTTTAAATCTCATGCAATTCAGGATGAGGGAGGACATTTACATCACCAACCCTTCTTTACTGACTGTTAACTCACTTTCAGTTTTGCAGAGGGATCgattgctttcttttttgttttgtttgctgttcTGCTGTTCACAAGAGATCCTAAATTCGTCACTGGCtggtctgtgttttttaaaaaagggTAAGAGAGGCACatgaaaaaatagtagtttgctTGTTATTATGTCATTTCTTGTTTGGAAATGAACACAGAATGTGCTGTGTGTATTGAGAACCTGCCCACTGTTCTTTCTCCAGTGAAGATCCCTTCCTTGTTGTCCTGCAGGTATGTCTCAGACGCAGTCACTGGAGTCATCATTGTGTCCATATTGTTCTTCTTCCCCTCGCAGAAACCTTCTCTGAACTGGTGGTTCGACCCACATGGTCAGTGAGCTCTAAAAGAACACCCCATAATGTTTCATTTAGCGGACATACGACTTTCACCgatatttgatatttaatcTATCATTTTAATTACTGAGACAATGTGATTTAATGACGAATGGAAGCAACCAGTTAGCAGCTTGGGGCGAGTCAGAAGTTAAAATTAATGACCAAATACTTGTGAAAGATTTAAAACCATTCAGTCTGTTTCTCTGGCACAACTGTTGTGAATACTATAAATAAGCATTAACAATAAGGAATGTTAATAATGTAGATTTGAGAGTCTGGAGCAGAAACTGTGGTTTCTCTGTTTCTGGGATTAGAATAATCTCTTAATGCTATTTTCTCACCCTTTggggtttgtgtttgtgtgtacaaatTGTACGTGTTTTGCGTGTGCTGGAGAcacgtgcgcgtgtgtgtgtgtgtgtgtgtgtgtgtgtgtgtgtgtgtgtgtgtatattatgtCCAGCTGATCAAATAAACCACTGGaagcaagcaaaaaaagaaaagcaaatcaTGGGGCTCATTTGGACCTCTCAGTGTAGGTCAAATGTTACAAGAAAATATACaagaaaatataactttttttttaaaccagagtggaaaaaaactgtactacaaactacaaaactGTAGGATGCAAGATCAAATCACAATAGATCAATAAAAgatcataaaataaaacatgaaatacacaCTCTAGATTCGTGGGCGGAGCAAAAATTCGGATTGCACCTGAAGGCTATTttataaaagcagaatttataaaTTCAGGATAACCAATGAAGCGGGGCTTGACCTAGTTGCTCTAATCTGGCCGGCCTTGCTTGGAGGAGAGACTAGGTCGAGCCGGGCGACTAGGTCGtgccaggctgaggaggagagactaggttgagccaggctgaggaggagcgACTAGCTCGAGTCAGGCTGAGGAAAAGAGANNNNNNNNNNNNNNNNNNNNNNNNNNNNNNNNNNNNNNNNNNNNNNNNNNNNNNNNNNNNNNNNNNNNNNNNNNNNNNNNNNNNNNNNNNNNNNNNNNNNTGAAGTAATACGAATAAATGCGCGTTCCTTAACATATTTACTGTTGCTAAAATAGAGAATATGcattgttcacattttaaaacagagagagcagcagcttcttgtgGAAGTATGATAACgtataaaacattatttgtaaATTAACTATGAAGATCAACGCTAGAATATGATGCATAAATGCATCGTTTCTCCCACTCTGGGCTAAAATATACGTTTCCTAAGTCCTATTAACTTCCACTGCTCACTTATAATTCAAAGTGcacagttttttgtgtttgcaaaTGCCTCATTGAATGGTTTCAGTTAAGAGCAgtagtttgtaaatgtatatttttatgctATCATTCAGTCAAGCCacactttttctcacattttttccttttgtagtTCCTTCCCTTGTTTGCATATTATGTGTTTAGCTCCCTTGTACATATGgacatagaaaataaaagccaCAGAACAAATTGGACTCTAAACTCTAGAAACTATAAAGATAATTAGATGATACATTTCGCGCACCTTGTAAACATGGATGTAACAGTGTATATTCAGCAGTTATTTACCCCCTGCAAAATATAAGGTCAATGACCATTGAGGTGTTCTCTCCGTGTTGTTTCCTAAATATACAGTAGTCTAAACTGTATagttattaaatattttagttaTAATTTGGGTGGATTGTACAAttatgacatgtttttaaattgcacaATCCTCCCTGATTATAGTTGttgaataacacaaaaaaataatcaactaAAGTAATATAAGGTGCATTGGTCcactatagaaacacacatgtacagcacTTTATATGTTGCCCTAAGTCACAAAAATAAGGTAAAACCACTTCTGATTGAACAGAAAAGGCTCCAggattaacaaaataaataaattattaaaaaataagccAGGATAACTGGGAAATCCTGGTTTAATCCCTTATCTTGGTTTTGTGAAATGGATTTACagactcatttaaaaaacattttgagttgCTAAAGGCACCTTATAGTGCCCCTAAGTTTATTTTAGATTACATATGTTTCATATTTCTGTTCCGATTAAAATATTTGGAGCTGTGAAATGCACCCTTTTGTGAAGAAAGTAAACGAGACATTGTTTACTGCATACAGTTGGGATTAAGAAGTTTAAATTGATCTTTTACGGAATCAGATGACAGCAGTTATGTTATGCTGAGTTATTGTTGTTAATGAGCACCATTGTTTCTTGTGTAGACCACAACAATATGTACAGACATAATTTATTATATGACAATCCTGAATTGGAGTTCTTAGTTGATTGTCTCCCTCCATGTCTTCCTTTTAGCGTCAAACACTCCTTATGTCCCACTCCTATCATGGAAGAAAGCTCAGGACTCTGTTCCCTGGAATATCATCCTGTTGCTCGGAGGCGGCTTCGCTATGGCTAAAGCTTGTgaggtgaaaatgtttttttcaggttGACAAACTAGATATGTTGTGTTGATTAGAGAACTTTAAATGTGCTGGTAGGATGATTTTGCTACCCTTGGACAGATGGGAATGcctcaatcttctcatctaaacTCTCTGCAAAGATTCTTTCCAGCTGAATCCAAGATTAGTAACTTACGTCTGTGTACGTCTGTTGGCTCtttgctgctctgctctgtTGGGTTCTGTTCTCTTCTTTGCTTTATTATGTTGAgatttgacctttgaccccaaaCGTGTGGCTTTTGGCAGGAGTCTGGACTGGCCTCCTGGATCGGAGGCCACCTCCAGCCTTTGGCCGAGGTCcctcctgctgcagctgtgATGTTGATCACTGCTTTCCTGGCGCTTTTCACTGAGTTCGCCAGCAACACTGCCACAATTATCATATTTCTACCCGTCATTGCTGAACTGGTAAGACTGGTGTTCAACTCAAAGATATAAATTGGCTTGAATTCTGTGTTCCTGTTATGAAATGGCCATCAGAATGACAGTACAGTAGACAAACTGGCACGGTTGCAAGACAAAGATGTGAAAAGTCATAAACTACACAGGAATATGGTTTGTTGCTGACCTGGTTCTTTATGTCCGTCAAAGGCTTTGTAGACTTGTTAAAAATTGCAATAGATGTCCTTATGTTTGTAGCCTGTTGGACATTAACTGCTGTTGTCagcaatcattgtctggaactTTTGTACTTTCAAGTGGAGAGTGGTGCCTACTGCAAAGTACGCACTCAGAGAATCGTTTACAGGGGGTATAGGAGGCTAGTGACTCTGTCCTAAACATTTGAACCGTGACCACCCAATTTccttaaagggtcagttcaccaaTACTATTGACCTCTTTGAAATGCAGCCAGTTCACAtacttttggttgtttttgccCAGACGTCACGTGCATCCTTTTCTTTTGCAGCTCAGCCCGAGATATTTGGGCACTTTAAATCTTGGATAGAAGAAACAAGTTTGCAATAATGGGGTCATGAAAGTATTAAATAACTCACATCCTATCCTAAAAACGTTGTATTTGCAGGCGCTTCGTGTCTCAGTGAACCCTCTGTACTTTATGATACCTGCAACAGTAGGATGTTCATATGCCTTCATGCTGCCAGTGTCCACACCACCCAACTCCATCGCCTTCGCAACGGGACATCTCATGGTCAAAGACATGGTAAGCTCCTCACATTGGACACCAAAACCTGTTGTCCCCTTTCATCCCCTATGTCTACATGTTTTCTGCTCCTGTTTTCTCAGGTGAAAACTGGCATTGTGATGAACATCCTGGGTATCCTCTCGGTCTCTTTGGCTATGAACACGTGGGGCGTTGCCATGTTTGACTTGAACGTGTATCCAGAATGGGCTCACCCCATCAACATGTCTGCTGTTGTCACTGATGTGCACCTATCACCTGTCCAGTCACTCAACACTACGCTCTGATCACTCACCCAAAGACTATCTGAAGATTGTGTAAAGATTGAACACTAAACAGGGACAAAAGTCTGTCCGTAGCAGTCTTCGTTGTGTCACTCAAATGTCTGAAGCTTCTGGGAGCTTCAGCTGTTACCTTTCAGTGATGATTTTCATAAGTTTATTACTCAAGTGTCTTTTTAGTCCCTCGAGTGACAAGATTTCATCCTGGGAACATATGGTAATGGCATACTCCAAGTTTTAAGTTAAAAGATGATaaaacaagttacattttttttacattcaaccTCAATAACAATGACAGCGAAAGCTCTAAAGAGctctctttaaaatattttaggaAGCTCCACAGTCAGACTGCAGGGTGTGCTGTTTGTATCAATGCTAGACTGACCTCCACTGGAAGAATGAGAGCCACCTCTgtgaataattatttttaaagttgtatttttttggttaaaatcacTCAGAGATCATGTTACTTGTTAATGTATTATATGGTGCATGTTTAAAGCCATAGTACATACACagtattttaaatcttttctacATCAGAGTATGAATCCTGTCtaataaaagtgtaaatgatgattTGCATTCATGTAACTGctgttacaatttttttttgagtttgCATTATGATAATTTAATTGCACTTAATCTCTGTGTTTGCCTGTAATGACTGCACATAGCAAGCTTCTTgttaagaaaacatctttgttattaGAGGTTTTGCAAGATCTAAGTTGTGTTGAGTTTTTATCCCAAAATGACCTTTAATCCTCACGTTCTGAATAGCTGTGCCTGTACTGCTGCATGTTTAACAtatatttcaacacatt
This window encodes:
- the slc13a3 gene encoding solute carrier family 13 member 3 isoform X2 — encoded protein: MKMSVVSNKLWCIHKQLILLLTPLVFLPLLFTLPEKEGKCLYVVVLMAMFWCTEALPLAVTAMLPVCLFPTLGILPSKTVCPQYFLETNFLFLSGLVMASSIEEWGLHRRIALKVLTIVGVKPAWLIMGMMLTSSFLSMWLSNTATTAMMLPIANAILESLFGDLETLKRKSKSPGDPENDQINGQSTVKLHTLPSMPSEKLMLSIDGTDETEQSDTRTAEEIQTESAYQLKVWKGFLICIPYAASIGGTATLTGTAPNLILIGQLKSYFPDCDLINFGSWFAFAFPLMLLFLFLGWIWIAFLHGGLNTRLCFTQHDRRAKAEARAKALIEEDYRNLGPIKYVSDAVTGVIIVSILFFFPSQKPSLNWWFDPHASNTPYVPLLSWKKAQDSVPWNIILLLGGGFAMAKACEESGLASWIGGHLQPLAEVPPAAAVMLITAFLALFTEFASNTATIIIFLPVIAELALRVSVNPLYFMIPATVGCSYAFMLPVSTPPNSIAFATGHLMVKDMVKTGIVMNILGILSVSLAMNTWGVAMFDLNVYPEWAHPINMSAVVTDVHLSPVQSLNTTL
- the slc13a3 gene encoding solute carrier family 13 member 3 isoform X1 — protein: MKMSVVSNKLWCIHKQLILLLTPLVFLPLLFTLPEKEGKCLYVVVLMAMFWCTEALPLAVTAMLPVCLFPTLGILPSKTVCPQYFLETNFLFLSGLVMASSIEEWGLHRRIALKVLTIVGVKPAWLIMGMMLTSSFLSMWLSNTATTAMMLPIANAILESLFGDLETLKRKSKSPGDPENDQINGQSTVKLHTLPSMPSEKLMLSIDGTDETEQSDTRTAEEIQTESAYQLKVWKGFLICIPYAASIGGTATLTGTAPNLILIGQLKSYFPDCDLINFGSWFAFAFPLMLLFLFLGWIWIAFLHGGLNTRLCFTQHDRRAKAEARAKALIEEDYRNLGPINFAEGSIAFFFVLFAVLLFTRDPKFVTGWSVFFKKGYVSDAVTGVIIVSILFFFPSQKPSLNWWFDPHASNTPYVPLLSWKKAQDSVPWNIILLLGGGFAMAKACEESGLASWIGGHLQPLAEVPPAAAVMLITAFLALFTEFASNTATIIIFLPVIAELALRVSVNPLYFMIPATVGCSYAFMLPVSTPPNSIAFATGHLMVKDMVKTGIVMNILGILSVSLAMNTWGVAMFDLNVYPEWAHPINMSAVVTDVHLSPVQSLNTTL